From a single Microbacterium terrisoli genomic region:
- a CDS encoding kynureninase — translation MSTEGASAPTLDEVRAEASALDAADPLRAHRDAFVGSETPLVYFDGNSLGRPLRVTAEHAAAFVREDWGARLIRGWDEQWMAAPFAVGDDIARIALGAAPGQTVVGDSTTVLLYKLVRAAFDFAHAADPDRVEIVVDRDNFPTDRYVVEGIAAERGGVVRWIAADLAAGVTADALRAAVGPRTAVVLLSHIAYRSGYLANAAALTAIAHEAGALIVWDLCHSIGAVPISADAWGFDLAVGCTYKYLNGGPGSPAFAYVAARHQSALHQPVQGWMGAADVFAMGPEYASGPGMRRFLSGTPPITAMLGMRDMLALIESVGMDAVREKSVALTEFAIRLTDAWLAPLGVTVASPRDAAQRGGHVTLSHPAMRAVTARLWEQDVIPDYRDPGGLRIGLSPLSTSFAEVADGLVKVAAALRALD, via the coding sequence ATGAGTACTGAGGGCGCATCGGCGCCAACCCTCGACGAGGTGCGGGCCGAGGCATCCGCCCTCGATGCGGCCGACCCGCTGCGCGCGCATCGCGACGCGTTCGTCGGGTCTGAGACACCCCTCGTCTACTTCGACGGCAATTCGCTCGGCCGACCGCTGCGAGTCACCGCCGAGCACGCCGCCGCCTTCGTGCGCGAGGATTGGGGCGCGCGTCTGATCCGCGGATGGGACGAGCAGTGGATGGCGGCGCCGTTCGCTGTCGGCGACGACATCGCGCGCATCGCGCTGGGCGCCGCACCCGGACAGACCGTGGTCGGCGACTCGACGACCGTGCTGCTGTACAAGCTCGTGCGCGCGGCGTTCGATTTCGCGCACGCTGCCGACCCGGATCGTGTGGAGATCGTGGTCGATCGCGACAACTTTCCCACCGACCGGTATGTGGTCGAGGGCATCGCCGCGGAGCGCGGCGGCGTCGTGCGGTGGATCGCGGCCGACCTCGCCGCCGGGGTGACTGCCGACGCACTGCGGGCAGCCGTCGGGCCGCGGACGGCGGTCGTGCTGCTCAGCCACATCGCCTACCGGTCGGGATATCTGGCGAATGCTGCAGCATTGACGGCGATCGCGCACGAGGCCGGCGCCCTCATCGTCTGGGACCTCTGCCACTCGATCGGAGCCGTGCCCATCTCGGCTGACGCGTGGGGATTCGACCTCGCGGTCGGCTGCACCTACAAGTACCTCAACGGCGGGCCCGGCTCGCCGGCGTTCGCGTACGTCGCCGCACGGCACCAGAGCGCGCTGCATCAGCCCGTGCAGGGATGGATGGGCGCCGCCGACGTGTTCGCGATGGGCCCGGAGTATGCGTCCGGACCCGGGATGCGGCGCTTTCTGTCGGGCACGCCGCCGATCACGGCGATGCTCGGCATGCGCGACATGCTGGCGCTGATCGAGTCGGTCGGGATGGACGCCGTGCGCGAGAAGTCGGTCGCGCTCACCGAGTTCGCGATCCGGCTCACCGACGCATGGCTCGCACCGCTCGGGGTCACGGTGGCTTCGCCGCGGGATGCCGCTCAGCGCGGTGGACATGTGACCCTGTCGCACCCCGCGATGCGCGCGGTGACCGCACGTCTGTGGGAGCAGGACGTGATCCCCGACTACCGCGACCCGGGCGGGCTGCGGATCGGGCTGTCGCCGCTGTCGACGTCGTTCGCCGAGGTCGCCGACGGCCTGGTGAAGGTCGCCGCCGCGCTCCGCGCGCTCGACTGA
- the kynA gene encoding tryptophan 2,3-dioxygenase, with protein MDKGVERNTRTIEETVVTDFADRMTYSGYLELRTLLSAQHPLSSPEHHDELLFIVQHQTTELWLKLILHELGAACAHLRADELAQALKCVARVKHIQKQITDQWSVLATLTPAEYAQFRGVLGNASGFQSAQYRAVEFTLGNKHRGMLKVFESDPVNHALVKAALEAPSLYDEFLRHLARRGFEVPASVLERDVTTAWVYAPELVPTFIGIYADPDAHWDAYETCEELVDLEDNFQLWRFRHLKTVERIIGHKRGTGGSSGVSFLQRALDLTFFPELYAVRTEIGA; from the coding sequence GTGGACAAGGGAGTCGAGCGCAACACTCGAACGATCGAAGAGACGGTGGTCACCGACTTCGCCGATCGGATGACCTACAGCGGATACCTCGAACTGCGCACGCTGCTGTCGGCACAGCATCCGCTCAGTTCGCCGGAGCATCACGATGAGCTGCTGTTCATCGTGCAGCACCAGACGACCGAGTTGTGGCTCAAGCTGATCCTGCACGAGCTGGGTGCTGCGTGCGCACATCTGCGTGCTGACGAGCTGGCCCAGGCGCTGAAGTGCGTCGCACGGGTCAAACACATCCAGAAGCAGATCACCGATCAGTGGTCGGTGCTGGCGACGCTGACGCCGGCCGAATACGCGCAGTTCCGCGGAGTGCTCGGCAACGCGAGCGGATTCCAATCCGCGCAGTATCGCGCCGTGGAGTTCACGCTCGGCAACAAGCACCGCGGCATGCTCAAAGTGTTCGAGTCCGATCCGGTCAACCACGCGCTGGTGAAGGCGGCGCTGGAGGCCCCGAGCCTGTATGACGAGTTCCTGCGCCATCTTGCGCGTCGGGGATTCGAGGTTCCGGCATCCGTCCTCGAGCGTGACGTGACCACCGCGTGGGTCTATGCCCCCGAGCTCGTGCCCACGTTCATCGGGATCTACGCCGACCCCGATGCCCACTGGGATGCCTACGAGACGTGCGAGGAGCTGGTCGACCTCGAGGACAACTTCCAGCTGTGGCGGTTCCGGCACCTGAAGACCGTCGAGCGCATCATCGGACACAAGCGCGGCACGGGTGGATCCAGCGGTGTCTCGTTCTTGCAGCGCGCGCTGGATCTGACGTTCTTCCCCGAGCTGTACGCGGTGCGCACCGAGATCGGGGCGTGA
- a CDS encoding glutaredoxin family protein: MTTSQNTIKMFGAEWCRDCRRTKKQLDELGIDYEYIDLEADPAAADVAKEISGRTNIPVVVYPDASHHVEPTNAEVETKLRELSLI, translated from the coding sequence ATGACGACTTCTCAGAACACCATCAAGATGTTCGGCGCCGAGTGGTGCCGCGACTGCCGCCGCACCAAGAAGCAGCTCGACGAGCTCGGCATCGACTACGAGTACATCGACCTGGAGGCCGACCCGGCCGCCGCCGATGTGGCGAAGGAGATCTCGGGGCGCACGAACATCCCCGTGGTGGTCTACCCCGACGCATCGCACCACGTCGAGCCCACGAACGCCGAGGTCGAGACCAAGCTGCGAGAACTGTCGCTGATCTGA
- a CDS encoding glycosyltransferase family 2 protein, which produces MQLSIIVPTFNEEPNVAALVQRVAIAVQGVEAEIIFVDDSTDATPDAVRAAAASAPLPVRLIHRDAPTGGLGGAVVEGMRAAASDTCLVMDGDLQHPPEDIPTLFARFVRGDVDMVVASRYVGEGSAQGLADRTRVLISRVSNALTRAMFPIRLREVTDPMTGFFVIDRAAMDLAGLKPRGFKILLEILARRNLRVAEVPFRFADRFAGQSKASVRQGLRFLVQLTALRFGKMSLFAIIGGFGAVANLAIMWALIALGMHYIPAAIIGAEVTIIGNFVLQERFVFQDMRSDASGLWTRFAKSFGFNNVEALVRIPVIALLVNTWHLSSVIAAAITLAVAFVVRFMFHSLVVYAPRKAGKKSVMRDVVDEIDAQAASPGEL; this is translated from the coding sequence ATGCAGCTGTCGATCATCGTCCCGACCTTCAACGAGGAGCCCAATGTGGCAGCCCTCGTGCAGCGGGTGGCGATCGCCGTGCAGGGCGTCGAGGCCGAGATCATCTTCGTGGACGACAGCACGGATGCCACACCCGACGCCGTGCGCGCGGCTGCGGCATCCGCACCCCTGCCGGTGCGCCTCATCCACCGCGACGCGCCCACCGGGGGGCTGGGCGGCGCGGTGGTCGAGGGCATGCGGGCCGCCGCCTCCGACACCTGCCTGGTGATGGACGGCGACCTGCAGCACCCACCCGAGGACATTCCCACGCTGTTCGCGCGCTTCGTGCGCGGCGATGTCGACATGGTCGTGGCATCCCGCTATGTCGGCGAGGGATCTGCTCAAGGTCTGGCAGACCGCACTCGCGTGCTGATCTCGCGGGTGTCCAACGCGCTGACCCGGGCGATGTTCCCGATCCGGCTGCGTGAGGTGACCGACCCGATGACCGGGTTCTTCGTGATCGACCGCGCCGCCATGGATCTCGCCGGTCTGAAGCCGAGAGGGTTCAAGATCCTGCTCGAGATCCTGGCGCGCAGGAATCTGCGCGTGGCCGAGGTGCCGTTCCGCTTCGCCGACCGCTTCGCCGGACAGTCGAAGGCCTCGGTGCGCCAGGGGCTGCGCTTTCTCGTGCAGCTGACCGCGCTGCGGTTCGGCAAGATGTCGCTGTTCGCGATCATCGGCGGGTTCGGCGCCGTCGCCAACCTCGCGATCATGTGGGCGTTGATCGCGCTCGGCATGCATTACATTCCGGCCGCGATCATCGGCGCCGAAGTGACGATCATCGGCAACTTCGTGCTGCAGGAGCGCTTCGTCTTCCAAGACATGCGGTCGGATGCCTCGGGCCTGTGGACACGGTTCGCCAAGTCGTTCGGATTCAACAACGTCGAGGCGCTCGTGCGCATCCCGGTGATCGCGCTGCTGGTGAACACGTGGCACCTTTCCAGTGTGATCGCCGCCGCCATCACGCTGGCCGTCGCGTTCGTCGTGCGCTTCATGTTCCACTCGCTCGTCGTGTACGCGCCGCGCAAGGCCGGCAAGAAGTCGGTGATGCGCGACGTCGTCGATGAGATCGACGCGCAGGCTGCGTCGCCCGGAGAGCTATGA
- a CDS encoding (deoxy)nucleoside triphosphate pyrophosphohydrolase, with product MSALDVVAAVIADGDRVLACRRLPERSAGGKWEFPGGKIEPGESAEAALAREIREELSVEVVVGRMLRADQTQVGGRGIRLLCFAATLAGGRPVASTDHDRLEWVRPTELAALDWADPDLPMVRELTAGLIDPSK from the coding sequence ATGAGCGCGCTCGATGTCGTCGCGGCGGTGATCGCCGACGGCGACCGCGTGCTGGCGTGCCGGCGGCTGCCCGAGCGATCGGCGGGCGGCAAGTGGGAGTTTCCCGGCGGCAAGATCGAACCGGGGGAGTCGGCCGAGGCGGCGCTTGCGCGTGAGATCCGCGAAGAGCTGTCGGTGGAGGTCGTCGTGGGCAGGATGCTGCGCGCCGACCAGACGCAGGTCGGCGGCCGCGGCATCCGGCTGCTGTGCTTCGCGGCGACGTTGGCGGGTGGGCGCCCGGTCGCGTCCACCGATCACGATCGCCTGGAGTGGGTGCGCCCGACAGAGCTCGCCGCCCTGGACTGGGCGGATCCCGACCTGCCGATGGTGCGCGAGCTCACCGCCGGATTGATCGACCCGTCGAAATGA
- a CDS encoding phenylacetate--CoA ligase family protein produces MRQSRKIARDARAAAKEGPAGIERRQRQRLRELVAYARAHSPHFRDLYRALPDGIDDITALPVTSKRPLMVAFDDWVTDPAITRAEVEAFVADPALAGHRFLDEYLVTTTSGTSGVRGLFVQDERSAGMEAALSSRAAGMTSFGGTVRMILRRGRTAIVTAPGGHFSTIATAARFRLDHPRLGRAMRVFSARMPLPALVNQLNQFHPAVLSGFLGMLTLLAAEQEAARLHISPVLVVPGGETLTPELEQRLTTVFHAPVRAAYAATECSFLAVGCREGWYHVNSDWAILEPVEADLTPTPPGRPSHTTLLTNLASRTQPIIRYDLDDSVAQRADVCPCGSPFPAIRVQGRAADLLTFPADAQRTATLSPMLLGTLLDAIPGVAQFQLVQDSPTTLRLRLLVNDGDDGEQVWLRAHAALARLLAVNGMPWVTVVRADEPPQPEPGGKFRRVIPLPAP; encoded by the coding sequence GTGCGGCAATCGCGAAAGATCGCCCGGGATGCCCGCGCCGCGGCGAAAGAGGGGCCGGCCGGAATCGAGCGTCGTCAGCGGCAGCGCCTGCGCGAACTCGTCGCATACGCCCGCGCCCACTCGCCCCACTTCCGTGACCTGTACCGGGCTCTGCCCGATGGCATCGATGACATCACGGCGCTGCCGGTCACGTCCAAGCGCCCGCTCATGGTGGCGTTCGACGACTGGGTGACCGACCCCGCCATCACGCGTGCGGAGGTCGAGGCGTTCGTCGCCGATCCCGCGCTTGCCGGACACCGTTTTCTCGACGAATATCTGGTCACGACGACCTCGGGAACGAGCGGCGTGCGCGGCCTGTTCGTGCAAGACGAGCGCAGTGCCGGCATGGAGGCCGCGCTGAGCTCGCGGGCGGCCGGCATGACCAGCTTCGGCGGCACGGTGCGCATGATCCTGCGCCGCGGCCGGACGGCCATCGTGACCGCGCCCGGTGGTCACTTCAGCACGATCGCCACGGCAGCGAGGTTCCGCCTGGATCACCCGCGTCTGGGGCGTGCGATGCGCGTGTTCTCGGCGCGGATGCCGCTGCCTGCGCTGGTGAATCAGCTGAACCAGTTCCATCCGGCCGTGCTCAGCGGCTTTCTCGGCATGCTCACGCTGCTCGCCGCCGAGCAGGAGGCGGCCCGGCTGCACATCTCGCCCGTGCTCGTCGTTCCCGGCGGCGAGACGCTGACACCCGAACTCGAGCAGCGCCTCACCACGGTCTTCCACGCGCCCGTGCGCGCGGCCTACGCCGCGACCGAATGCAGCTTTCTCGCCGTGGGATGCCGCGAAGGCTGGTACCACGTCAACAGCGACTGGGCGATCCTCGAGCCGGTCGAAGCCGATCTCACGCCCACGCCGCCCGGGCGGCCCTCGCACACGACGCTGCTGACGAACCTGGCCAGTCGCACGCAGCCGATCATCCGCTACGACCTCGACGACAGCGTCGCGCAGCGTGCCGACGTCTGCCCGTGCGGCAGCCCGTTCCCCGCGATCCGGGTGCAGGGCCGCGCCGCCGATCTGCTGACCTTTCCCGCCGATGCGCAGCGCACCGCGACGCTGTCACCGATGCTGCTGGGCACCCTCCTCGACGCGATCCCCGGCGTCGCGCAGTTCCAGCTCGTCCAGGACTCGCCGACCACGCTGCGGCTGCGCCTGCTCGTGAACGACGGCGACGACGGCGAGCAGGTCTGGCTGCGCGCGCACGCTGCGCTGGCGCGACTGCTCGCCGTGAACGGGATGCCGTGGGTCACCGTCGTCCGGGCCGACGAGCCGCCTCAGCCCGAGCCGGGTGGCAAGTTCCGCCGCGTCATCCCGCTGCCCGCCCCCTGA
- a CDS encoding UBP-type zinc finger domain-containing protein, with amino-acid sequence MVAHVQDAGVTDGPAPSGSVCVECEAAGGWWFRLRRCVECGHVGCCDSSLGQHARRHFEQTGHRFIRSFEPEEEWFWDFVDDENTKGIVLPPPQHHPLDQSTPGPADRVPADWQYRLQRRR; translated from the coding sequence ATGGTCGCACATGTTCAGGATGCTGGAGTCACCGATGGTCCCGCTCCCTCCGGTTCGGTATGCGTCGAGTGCGAGGCCGCAGGCGGGTGGTGGTTCCGGCTCAGACGGTGCGTCGAATGCGGCCACGTCGGATGCTGCGACTCCTCGCTCGGGCAGCATGCGCGGCGACACTTCGAGCAGACGGGTCATCGCTTCATCCGCAGCTTCGAGCCGGAGGAGGAATGGTTCTGGGACTTCGTCGATGATGAGAACACGAAAGGCATCGTTCTGCCCCCGCCGCAGCATCACCCGCTCGATCAGTCCACGCCCGGCCCGGCAGACCGGGTGCCCGCCGACTGGCAATACCGGCTTCAGCGCCGGCGCTGA
- a CDS encoding putative quinol monooxygenase produces the protein MPEVRLHGLLVCDDEDEAALIVEHLPRHIALTRQEPGCLDFAVERTTDLLVWSVEECFADRAAFDAHQQRVASSAWGRLTAHIERRYAVEGLTD, from the coding sequence GTGCCCGAAGTGCGCCTGCACGGCCTGCTCGTCTGTGATGACGAGGACGAGGCTGCCCTGATCGTCGAGCACCTGCCGCGGCACATCGCCCTGACCCGCCAAGAGCCGGGATGCCTCGACTTCGCCGTCGAGCGTACGACCGACCTGTTGGTGTGGTCAGTCGAGGAGTGCTTCGCCGACCGTGCCGCGTTCGACGCGCATCAGCAGCGCGTGGCATCGAGCGCGTGGGGCCGTCTGACTGCCCACATCGAGCGCCGCTATGCGGTGGAGGGCCTCACGGACTGA
- a CDS encoding M23 family metallopeptidase, with amino-acid sequence MNDEVTTAAEECDCAPTAREKRALWPSLVSRRGAIALGVLGVAAAGIAVAPRVPPAFAADYPSWPDVQKAKANEAAKNAQISRIRTLIQNLKNAAIRAQQAAEAAGAEYFTAQQEFLDAARRADELQSQADKQAAKAKDASDKAGRVAAQLYRNGGDDTALQLFMSGSAAGADDLLARLGTMDALLESNNAVYQDAVSARDSAQNLSDLAKKQRQERDRLQKIAEQKMIAAQQASDAADQAVANENAHMDDLQAQLAALQDTTKKTIQQYKVGVEVRRKAALERARKLEQQRKAAAAAAAAAAHNSGGGGGGGGGGGGGGGSSSGWYRPSRGHQSSGYGWRYAQCGPSYCATSFHEGVDLADVCGANIYAAHSGRVVYAGPNGGYGNYVRIDHGNGIATGYGHIRNGGIFVRYGQRVSGGAVIASEGNTGNSFGCHVHFEVYVNDVTVNPVPFMSRRGISV; translated from the coding sequence GTGAACGATGAAGTGACCACAGCGGCCGAGGAGTGCGACTGCGCTCCCACCGCCCGTGAGAAGCGCGCGCTCTGGCCGTCGCTCGTGTCCCGTCGTGGGGCGATCGCACTGGGCGTGCTCGGTGTCGCGGCCGCAGGCATCGCTGTGGCACCGCGCGTGCCGCCGGCATTCGCGGCCGACTATCCCTCGTGGCCGGACGTGCAGAAGGCCAAAGCGAATGAGGCGGCCAAGAACGCCCAGATCTCGCGCATCAGGACGCTCATCCAGAACCTCAAGAACGCCGCGATCCGTGCGCAGCAGGCGGCGGAGGCCGCCGGCGCCGAGTACTTCACCGCGCAGCAGGAGTTCCTCGATGCCGCTCGGCGTGCCGATGAGCTGCAGAGCCAGGCCGACAAGCAGGCGGCGAAGGCGAAGGATGCCTCAGACAAGGCGGGTCGTGTCGCGGCCCAGCTGTACCGCAACGGCGGCGACGACACCGCGCTGCAGCTGTTCATGTCGGGCTCGGCGGCGGGCGCCGACGACCTGCTGGCGCGCCTGGGCACGATGGATGCGCTGCTGGAGTCGAACAACGCGGTGTATCAGGACGCGGTCTCTGCCCGTGACTCCGCGCAGAACCTGAGCGACCTCGCCAAGAAGCAGCGCCAAGAGCGCGACCGGCTGCAGAAGATCGCCGAGCAGAAGATGATCGCCGCGCAGCAGGCGTCGGATGCTGCCGACCAGGCCGTTGCGAACGAGAACGCGCACATGGATGACCTGCAGGCGCAGCTCGCTGCCCTGCAAGACACCACCAAGAAGACCATCCAGCAGTACAAGGTCGGCGTCGAGGTGCGGCGCAAGGCGGCGCTGGAACGGGCGCGCAAGCTCGAACAGCAGCGCAAGGCGGCGGCTGCGGCGGCTGCGGCGGCCGCTCACAACAGCGGCGGCGGCGGTGGCGGTGGCGGTGGCGGCGGTGGCGGCGGCGGAAGCAGCTCCGGGTGGTATCGGCCCAGTCGCGGCCACCAGTCGTCGGGTTACGGCTGGCGCTACGCACAGTGCGGTCCCTCGTACTGCGCGACCAGCTTTCACGAGGGTGTGGACCTCGCCGACGTGTGCGGCGCCAACATCTACGCCGCGCACTCGGGCCGGGTCGTCTACGCCGGCCCCAACGGCGGCTACGGCAACTACGTTCGCATCGACCACGGCAACGGCATCGCCACCGGCTACGGGCATATCCGCAATGGCGGCATCTTCGTGCGCTATGGCCAGCGTGTGAGCGGCGGCGCCGTCATCGCCAGCGAAGGCAACACCGGCAACTCGTTCGGCTGCCACGTGCACTTCGAGGTGTATGTGAACGACGTGACGGTCAATCCGGTGCCGTTCATGTCGCGGCGCGGAATCTCGGTCTGA
- a CDS encoding inorganic diphosphatase produces the protein MGAYDAVIEIPRGSRVKYEVDHESGNVHLDRILFTAFGYPAEYGFFDKTLGEDGDPLDVLVLLDETLFPGVHVTVRPVGVLKMTDEAGGDDKIVAVLAKDPRWAHIQDVADIPAHTKDEIAHFFEHYKDLEEGKWVKVDDWADAAEAERLVGEAFARYEAH, from the coding sequence ATGGGCGCGTACGACGCCGTCATCGAGATCCCGCGCGGCAGCCGCGTGAAGTACGAGGTCGACCACGAGAGCGGCAACGTCCACCTTGACCGCATCCTGTTCACGGCGTTCGGCTACCCCGCCGAGTACGGCTTCTTCGACAAGACGCTCGGCGAGGACGGCGACCCGCTCGATGTGCTGGTGCTGCTGGACGAGACGCTGTTCCCGGGCGTGCACGTGACCGTGCGCCCGGTCGGCGTGCTGAAGATGACCGACGAGGCCGGCGGCGACGACAAGATCGTCGCGGTGCTCGCCAAGGATCCGCGGTGGGCGCACATCCAGGACGTCGCCGACATCCCCGCACACACCAAGGACGAGATCGCCCACTTCTTCGAGCACTACAAGGACCTCGAAGAGGGCAAGTGGGTCAAGGTCGACGACTGGGCCGACGCCGCCGAGGCCGAGCGCCTGGTCGGCGAAGCCTTCGCGCGCTACGAAGCGCACTGA
- the tilS gene encoding tRNA lysidine(34) synthetase TilS encodes MEHRPGLDPAVAQTRLAVRAALADVRPGAVVVALSGGADSLALAAATAFEAPKRGMTLISVTVDHGLQPGSDDVAEAAALQAEDLGFDARVERVQVGLGAGPEAAARSARYEALSRLAAEADAAAILVGHTLDDQAETVLLGLARGSGAASLQGMAAVADLGGIPLLRPLLGIPRQITRAACDAQGLQVWDDPQNTDPTFSRVRVREKVLPVLETELGPGIAEALARTADQLREDAAAFAEMIDETIEDIVEHAEAGISVSVAALAANPAALRNRIIRHVVASEFGQSLTRAQTLEVGRLVTDWSGQGPIDLPGCRARRAGGRIEFSASGGGPT; translated from the coding sequence GTGGAGCATCGCCCCGGCCTGGATCCTGCCGTCGCGCAGACGCGCCTCGCGGTGCGCGCCGCGCTCGCCGATGTGCGTCCGGGCGCGGTCGTGGTCGCCCTGTCTGGCGGTGCCGACTCCCTGGCGCTGGCGGCGGCGACCGCGTTCGAGGCGCCCAAGCGCGGCATGACCCTGATCAGCGTGACCGTCGACCATGGGCTGCAGCCCGGCAGCGACGACGTGGCCGAAGCCGCGGCACTCCAGGCTGAAGACCTGGGATTCGATGCGCGCGTCGAACGTGTGCAGGTGGGGCTGGGCGCAGGGCCCGAGGCGGCCGCCCGCAGCGCACGATACGAGGCACTGTCTCGGTTGGCGGCCGAGGCCGATGCCGCCGCGATCCTGGTGGGCCACACCCTCGATGACCAGGCCGAGACGGTGCTGCTGGGGCTGGCCCGGGGATCGGGAGCTGCGAGTCTGCAGGGCATGGCGGCAGTCGCCGACCTGGGCGGCATCCCGCTGCTGCGCCCCCTGCTGGGCATTCCCCGACAGATCACCCGTGCGGCGTGCGATGCGCAGGGCCTGCAGGTGTGGGACGATCCGCAGAACACCGATCCGACCTTCAGCCGCGTGCGCGTGCGCGAGAAGGTGCTGCCGGTGCTCGAAACCGAACTCGGCCCCGGCATCGCCGAGGCGCTGGCGCGCACGGCAGACCAATTGAGAGAGGATGCCGCAGCCTTCGCCGAGATGATCGACGAGACGATCGAAGACATCGTGGAGCATGCCGAGGCCGGCATCTCGGTCTCGGTCGCAGCCCTCGCCGCGAACCCTGCAGCGCTGCGGAACCGCATCATCCGGCACGTCGTGGCCAGCGAGTTCGGGCAGAGCCTGACCCGCGCGCAGACGCTCGAGGTCGGCCGGCTGGTCACGGACTGGTCGGGGCAAGGACCGATCGATCTGCCCGGCTGTCGCGCCCGCCGCGCCGGTGGCCGCATCGAGTTCTCCGCCTCCGGCGGGGGCCCCACGTAG
- the hpt gene encoding hypoxanthine phosphoribosyltransferase: protein MHAADISDQITKVLVTEEQIQHKLAEIAAQVAADYDGKDLLLVGVLKGAVMVMADFSRALPIVVPMDWMAVSSYGSGTKSSGVVQIRKDLDTDIHDKHVLIVEDIIDSGLTLSWLLENFASRGAASVEVFALLRKPEAAKIVVDCKYIGFDIPNEFVIGYGLDYDERYRNVRDVAVLAPHVYS from the coding sequence ATGCACGCGGCGGACATCTCCGATCAGATCACCAAAGTCCTCGTCACCGAAGAGCAGATCCAGCACAAGCTCGCTGAGATCGCCGCTCAGGTCGCCGCCGACTATGACGGCAAGGACCTGCTGCTGGTGGGCGTGCTCAAAGGCGCCGTGATGGTCATGGCCGATTTCTCGCGGGCGCTGCCGATCGTGGTGCCGATGGATTGGATGGCTGTGTCGTCCTACGGCAGCGGCACGAAGTCGAGCGGTGTCGTGCAGATCCGCAAAGACCTCGACACCGACATCCACGACAAGCACGTCCTGATCGTCGAGGACATCATCGACTCCGGCCTGACCTTGAGCTGGCTGCTGGAGAACTTCGCGTCGCGGGGCGCGGCATCCGTCGAAGTGTTCGCGCTGCTGCGCAAGCCCGAAGCCGCCAAGATCGTCGTGGACTGCAAGTACATCGGCTTCGACATTCCGAACGAGTTCGTCATCGGGTACGGCCTGGATTACGACGAGCGGTACCGCAACGTGCGAGACGTCGCGGTGCTCGCCCCGCACGTCTATTCCTAA